The Parabacteroides timonensis sequence AGAACACTACCCAAATCGGAATAAGTCTTTTCCGAAGCCGCATCGCCGGGGTATTCATAGCCTGAACCCTTATACTGCGGCGGCTTATCAGGGAAAAAACCGCTGGGGTAAGGAATACCTTTGTAACCTATAAAGCTGGCCAATATGCCGCCTAAACTAAATTTACTCATCCTTCTGCCAATTCGTCTAATACGCGCATAATTTCAGCACGTATGGTTTCACTTCCTTTATTATCCGTATTTGCGACATGTATAACCACGCTGTCGCAAACCTTTCCTACATGCACCGTCTTGCCGGTTTCTACCGTAGTGGTGTTTTCAGATATAAAGCTGCTTTTTTCCGTTGTTTTTTCCGGCATGGAATAAGCATCGGAAAGCTGGGGTAACTTTACATCAGGAACGGAAGACGCCGGAAATTCCGGTACATTTACTACCGGTTCATCCAATTCAATAGCCGGGCTTACAATTGGGGGAACATTTACCGGTGAAACAGAAACATCGGGAACGGGAGCCTTCGGAAATTCCGGCACATTTATCACCGGGCCGCCCAGCTGAACGGCCGGGGATTGCGCTACAAGTTCAGGCGAAGCTAAATTAACAACGGGCTGTTCTGCCCCCTTTACTTCAGGTGAAGAAAGGGTAACCGCTAAAGGAAGCATAACAGCCGCCGCAATTTTCCGAACATTCGACAGAATATTAGAAAGGTAATTTTCCTTTTCCGGCTCATAACTTTGTGTACGATCGTCCGCTTTAGCCGCAAAGGTGGTTTTTGCGTCAATAACATTGCCGGCGGGTAATACCTTATTCGTTACCTGCTCTTTTGCTTCTGTCGGCTTCAGGCTGACTGTAAGTGGGGCCAGCTTCCGGGTAACAGCCGTATAAACAGCCGTTTCGTTCAGGTTTTTTACATCATCATCAAGTTTAAGAACTTTCTTAGCCTTCGCGCCCTTCTTATCCTTCCCCAATTTAGCCATCAGGTCATTAAAGTTCGTTCCCGGCATATTACCCGGTTCCGGTAATGGTGCAGGCGTTGGAATAAGTTTATCCATCGTTGATACATCATCCGTCTTTTGCTGGGACGCGGCCCAACTATCACGCCCGGCCTGTTTGCCTTTCTCCCACGCCTGCGAATAATTGCCGTTTTGGGCCGTATCGTACAAAATTGACACAGGATTAGCACCCAACACGCCTTCACCAATATTTTTAAAACCATCCTTAGCCGCGGCGGCCGCTTCTTTAAAATTGCCTTTTACAAGGTTTACAATAGCCGAACAAACCCCACCAATACCGGAAAGCACCTGCTTAAATGGCTTTACAACGCTATCCAATAAAGTAGCCCCAAATTCTTTTATCACACCCCACACGCCAAGTATAGCGACGCGGAAGCCCTCAAATTTTTGCCAACAATATGTTACAGCCGCAATAACCGCACCTATCGCCAAAGCAACCCAACCCAAAGGAGAAGCATAGAACGCCGCATTTAACGCCCATTGCGCTGTCGTCAGCCCCCATGTTGCAGCGGTTTGCGCAATATCCATTACTTTTTTTATACCGCCGATAATGACAGATTTTTGAGTAATGGCGTAATTTGCTCCCATCGCAATAGAATAAAAACCTAAAGCAGCCGTTAGGCCAACAACAAGCGGGTTCCCTTCCCGAAGTAATGAATACCAAGAAGAAAAAAAGCCAACCACAATATTAAGAGTAGAAGAAACGCCGGTCAACACCACATCGGCAACACTCAACCCGGCACTAATAACCGGTAGGATTATTTCGCCGACAGTTACACCGATATTCTTGAATTTGTTCCAAACCTCTGTTAATCGTTGTACGCTGTTTTGTGAGTATTCCAAAGCCTTGTCGGTTTCTCCGGAAGAATTAACAACATCTTTCATAGATGCGTTATACTTTGTAA is a genomic window containing:
- a CDS encoding phage tail tape measure protein, whose protein sequence is MANKIEYIFSLQDKISAKLGGITATSDKTVTALSGVREKVASVDAVCKDTGKTVGSLKRKVDALQAKREWIPADNLPAIREYNKEISRLTKEIDALETASGGGKFKKWASDAFEAIPGAGLLKNPLVTGMAAIGFAGKAGMSFNEGMAKVNITAQLDEAGLSDLKKKLKTIADDNKTDVVLAPVGFEQINSQLNDVDLSLSILDASLKGSKAGFTQLDTVSAALAQTLSIVGKENTTAAEVLDTFFAAKRVGAGEFSDFARYMPNLIAGASNLGVAYKEVAGTFAYMTGKGQSAERAAVLMENAFSILGRGEVRDKLAKSGVKVFDEAGKIRSLVDIFSDLQGVMAGLNDEQKSSFLEKLGMVDKEAKNAFAILTSDITKYNASMKDVVNSSGETDKALEYSQNSVQRLTEVWNKFKNIGVTVGEIILPVISAGLSVADVVLTGVSSTLNIVVGFFSSWYSLLREGNPLVVGLTAALGFYSIAMGANYAITQKSVIIGGIKKVMDIAQTAATWGLTTAQWALNAAFYASPLGWVALAIGAVIAAVTYCWQKFEGFRVAILGVWGVIKEFGATLLDSVVKPFKQVLSGIGGVCSAIVNLVKGNFKEAAAAAKDGFKNIGEGVLGANPVSILYDTAQNGNYSQAWEKGKQAGRDSWAASQQKTDDVSTMDKLIPTPAPLPEPGNMPGTNFNDLMAKLGKDKKGAKAKKVLKLDDDVKNLNETAVYTAVTRKLAPLTVSLKPTEAKEQVTNKVLPAGNVIDAKTTFAAKADDRTQSYEPEKENYLSNILSNVRKIAAAVMLPLAVTLSSPEVKGAEQPVVNLASPELVAQSPAVQLGGPVINVPEFPKAPVPDVSVSPVNVPPIVSPAIELDEPVVNVPEFPASSVPDVKLPQLSDAYSMPEKTTEKSSFISENTTTVETGKTVHVGKVCDSVVIHVANTDNKGSETIRAEIMRVLDELAEG